The Aythya fuligula isolate bAytFul2 chromosome 2, bAytFul2.pri, whole genome shotgun sequence genome contains a region encoding:
- the STK17A gene encoding serine/threonine-protein kinase 17A, protein MSPEEKPGGPPPPPQAGRCRGARPQQQQQQPQPRRGGLLSEIRTAIRSEPFHLRYRLSPGRELGRGKFAVVKKCIQKDTEKEFAAKFMRKRRKGQDCRMEIIHEIAVLELAQCNLWVINLHEVYETATEMILVLEYAAGGEIFDQCVAEREEAFKEKDVKRLMKQILEGVSFLHRNNVVHLDLKPQNILLTSKSPLGDIKIVDFGLSRIMKSSEELREIMGTPEYVAPEILSYDPISTATDMWSIGVLAYVMLTGISPFLGDDKQETFLNISQMNVSYSGEDFDLISEAAVDFIKTLLVKKPEDRATAEECLQHPWLQQSDEPISRAWNESAGGESSDVTQPDADSASEKSVDAEKTEEDESIVTEELIVVASYTLGQCRQSEKEKATEQKAISKRFKFEEPLLQEIPGEFIY, encoded by the exons ATGAGCCCCGAGGAGAAGCCGggggggccgccgccgccgcctcaggCTGGGCGCTGCCGCGGTGCCcgcccgcagcagcagcagcagcagccgcagccccgccgGGGCGGGCTGCTGTCGGAGATCCGCACGGCCATCCGCAGCGAGCCCTTCCACCTGCGGTACCGCCTCAGCCCCGGCCGAGAGCTGGGCAG AGGGAAATTTGCAGTGGTGAAGAAATGTATCCAGAAAGACACCGAAAAAGAGTTTGCGGCAAAATtcatgagaaaaagaagaaagggtcAAGACTGTCGGATGGAAATAATCCATGAAATTGCAGTCCTTGAGCTGGCGCAATGCAACCTGTGGGTCATTAACTTGCATGAAGTTTATGAAACTGCAACAGAGATGATTTTAGTCCTGGAATA CGCCGCTGGAGGTGAAATCTTTGACCAGTGTGTTGCTGAAAGGGAGGAAGCCTTCAAAGAAAAAGACGTCAAGCGACTTATGAAGCAGATCCTGGAAGGAGTTTCATTCCTGCACAGAAACAATGTAGTTCATCTTGACCTAAAG ccgCAAAACATTCTCCTAACCAGTAAGTCTCCTCTGGGAGACATAAAGATAGTAGATTTTGGCCTTTCCAGAATAATGAAGAGCAGTGAAGAGCTAAGGGAAATTATGGGAACTCCAGAATACGTAG cTCCTGAAATACTGAGTTATGACCCAATCAGTACAGCAACCGATATGTG GAGCATTGGAGTACTGGCATATGTTATGCTAACAGGGATATCGCCTTTCTTAGGGGATGATAAACAGGAAACATTCTTAAATATATCTCAAATGAACGTAAGTTACTCTGGAGAAGACTTTGACCTCATATCAGAGGCTGCTGTGGATTTCATCAAAACTTTGCTGGTTAAGAAACCCGA ggACCGGGCAACTGCTGAGGAATGTCTTCAACATCCATGGCTACAACAAAGTGATGAACCTATTTCCAGGGCCTGGAATGAGAgtgcaggaggggagagcagcGACGTCACCCAGCCAGATGCAGATTCTGCCTCTGAAAAATCTGTTGATGCTGAGAAAACCGAGGAGGATGAATCAATAGTGACGGAAGAACTAATTGTAGTGGCTTCGTATACACTGGGACAATGTAGgcagtcagaaaaagaaaaagcaactgaGCAGAAAGCCATTTCCAAACGATTTAAATTTGAGGAACCATTGCTGCAAGAAATACCAGGAGAATTCATTTACTGA